In Brevibacterium zhoupengii, the following are encoded in one genomic region:
- the gluQRS gene encoding tRNA glutamyl-Q(34) synthetase GluQRS, with protein sequence MSTAHTELYPQVAGLNTVQTGAGRFAPSPSGDLHIGNIRSGLLAYVRARQTGRRFLWRIEDLDRVQPGAAQSQLEVFAELGITPDEPPLIQSERLGIYTEALSRLEGQGLVYECYCSRKDIQQAPSAPHSPPGAYPGTCSDLLEPERELRRQRLKEQGRSPALRLRTDNVEVTVEDRLLGEITAPVDDLVLKRGDGVFAYNLIVVVDDAASGVDEVVRGDDLATSAPRQAHLAKLLGLPQPSWLHVPLVVNIEGRRLAKRDGAVTYQQLRALGWTRDDVYSWIGTSLGFGGAEGTWSTIDDMVAGLDFDQIRTEETVFVPPAGALD encoded by the coding sequence TTGAGCACAGCACACACCGAGTTGTATCCACAGGTCGCAGGGCTCAATACTGTGCAGACAGGGGCAGGTCGATTCGCTCCCAGCCCCAGCGGGGATCTGCACATCGGCAATATCCGCTCGGGACTGCTGGCCTATGTCCGCGCACGGCAGACCGGGAGACGCTTTCTCTGGCGCATCGAAGACCTCGACCGAGTCCAGCCCGGTGCTGCACAATCACAGCTTGAGGTCTTCGCCGAGCTGGGCATCACACCGGATGAGCCACCGCTCATCCAATCCGAGCGCCTCGGCATCTACACCGAAGCACTGAGTCGTCTCGAAGGGCAGGGACTCGTCTATGAGTGCTATTGCTCCCGCAAGGACATCCAGCAGGCACCGTCTGCACCTCACTCTCCGCCTGGAGCGTACCCGGGGACCTGCAGTGATCTGTTGGAGCCCGAACGTGAACTTCGCAGGCAGCGCCTGAAAGAGCAGGGACGCAGCCCCGCCCTGCGCCTACGGACCGACAATGTTGAGGTCACAGTTGAAGACCGACTGTTAGGTGAGATCACGGCCCCGGTCGATGACCTGGTCCTCAAACGCGGGGACGGAGTCTTCGCCTACAACCTCATCGTCGTCGTCGACGACGCTGCCAGTGGTGTCGACGAAGTGGTCAGGGGAGACGATCTGGCCACCTCGGCGCCACGTCAGGCTCATCTGGCTAAACTGCTGGGACTGCCGCAGCCGTCGTGGCTGCACGTTCCACTGGTGGTGAACATCGAAGGCAGACGTTTGGCCAAACGCGATGGAGCGGTCACCTATCAGCAGCTGCGAGCACTGGGATGGACACGCGACGATGTTTATTCCTGGATCGGCACGTCCCTGGGATTCGGCGGCGCGGAGGGAACATGGTCAACCATTGACGATATGGTGGCAGGACTCGACTTCGATCAGATTCGTACCGAAGAGACGGTGTTCGTTCCGCCCGCCGGCGCCCTCGACTGA
- a CDS encoding GNAT family N-acetyltransferase has protein sequence MQPEPSSTPVTVVKNPGRERFEIFTAEDPVQFAGFLAYRVIDEQTVELQHTIISEGFSRRGFARTLVTRALDQIREEGGRIVPTCSYVQDYLERFPQYADLVAKA, from the coding sequence ATGCAGCCTGAACCCAGTTCCACCCCTGTCACTGTGGTCAAGAATCCCGGTCGCGAACGCTTCGAGATCTTCACCGCCGAGGATCCTGTTCAGTTCGCAGGATTCCTCGCCTATCGCGTCATCGACGAACAGACGGTTGAACTCCAACACACCATCATCTCCGAGGGATTCTCACGCCGCGGCTTCGCACGCACACTGGTCACCAGGGCCCTCGACCAGATCCGGGAGGAAGGCGGTCGCATCGTCCCGACGTGCAGCTACGTTCAGGATTACCTTGAACGATTCCCGCAGTATGCCGACCTCGTGGCGAAAGCTTGA